The following coding sequences lie in one Vibrio splendidus genomic window:
- a CDS encoding PTS sugar transporter subunit IIB yields the protein MKKILVVCGNGLGTSLMMEMAVKEVAKKIGFEAEVDHEDLSSAASSNADIWVAATDVANQLKEGGKVNIISLKNIFDKASIEEQLKTFM from the coding sequence ATGAAAAAGATTCTTGTAGTTTGCGGTAACGGCCTTGGTACTTCACTAATGATGGAAATGGCAGTGAAAGAAGTGGCTAAAAAAATCGGTTTCGAAGCGGAAGTTGATCACGAAGATCTATCTTCTGCTGCATCAAGCAATGCAGATATTTGGGTAGCAGCAACAGACGTTGCAAACCAACTGAAGGAAGGCGGAAAAGTGAACATCATCAGCCTTAAAAATATTTTTGACAAAGCATCAATCGAAGAACAACTAAAAACTTTCATGTAA
- a CDS encoding PTS sugar transporter subunit IIA, whose amino-acid sequence MSLFDLIGNQGVIINSEENLTVDAAINLTCSTLLASNKIEASYVEAIKQKHKDIGAYYVLAPKIAMPHARPEDGVNEASLQVTVFKKGVDLESEDNGDVYLSITLAAMDSDSHIHTIMALSELFQNDDDIDAIIAAETELEIIEILKRY is encoded by the coding sequence ATGAGCCTATTCGATTTAATCGGTAACCAAGGCGTTATCATCAACTCTGAAGAGAACCTAACGGTTGATGCAGCGATTAATTTAACCTGTTCAACACTGTTAGCAAGCAACAAAATTGAAGCTAGCTATGTTGAAGCTATCAAACAAAAGCACAAGGACATTGGCGCGTACTATGTTCTAGCACCAAAGATTGCGATGCCTCATGCTCGTCCTGAAGATGGTGTGAACGAAGCATCTCTGCAAGTGACGGTATTCAAAAAGGGTGTTGATTTAGAGTCGGAAGACAACGGTGACGTTTACCTTTCAATTACTCTGGCAGCGATGGACTCAGATAGCCATATCCATACTATTATGGCGCTATCAGAGTTGTTCCAAAATGATGATGACATTGATGCCATTATCGCAGCGGAAACAGAGCTAGAGATCATCGAGATCTTAAAACGCTACTAA
- a CDS encoding TolC family protein has protein sequence MKLNLPLKHSLISLALIGLIGCTTTSQADYVSLAEQSTSKTQQSLLSELIQQTSEEQALNQHASNEQELDTENLQLTDLVNAPELDLYIERALQNSPSLQQSITALKIAYAQQGVTSGDRLPTVDASFSGQADEGTNGSSTTETYTMDVTVGWELDLWQKLADTNNAALKDIATSQANLQSAQDLLVASVMRGWLDISLKQQLVDIETQRLVILENNEELVLERYRTGLGSLEELDNAKTSSASTQATLADYQEQLAQSRRALVLLTGQWSGESEELSLADLGSFPTIINPLDNMPTQDLAGRPDLQAAFFNIEAETLRADAAYKAMLPSISLSASLTDMAESPSEALLTGPLWSALGQVSAPLFQGGKLKAQAEIADLTTESSYWAYQETLLTAVNEVENAMGQESSLTLQQQHLTNALVSAQRSFTSYEEKYRQGLVDIFDLLTVQQQTYDLEAQLTQTIYNRLVNRIDLGLALGLGVSS, from the coding sequence ATGAAATTGAATCTTCCTTTAAAACATTCCCTTATTTCACTTGCTCTAATCGGGTTGATCGGTTGCACGACAACCAGTCAGGCTGACTATGTTTCGTTAGCAGAGCAAAGCACTAGCAAGACACAGCAAAGCTTGCTTTCAGAGCTGATCCAACAAACCTCTGAAGAACAGGCTTTGAACCAGCATGCTTCTAATGAACAAGAGTTAGATACAGAGAATCTACAACTCACCGATTTAGTGAATGCGCCGGAGCTTGATCTCTATATCGAGCGCGCTCTGCAGAACAGTCCAAGCCTTCAACAAAGTATCACAGCACTAAAAATTGCCTATGCACAGCAAGGTGTGACGTCTGGCGACCGCTTACCAACCGTCGATGCGAGTTTTTCTGGTCAAGCTGACGAAGGCACTAACGGCTCAAGCACCACTGAAACCTACACCATGGATGTCACGGTCGGTTGGGAGTTGGACTTATGGCAGAAATTAGCAGACACAAACAACGCCGCGTTAAAAGATATTGCGACGTCTCAGGCTAACCTTCAGAGCGCTCAAGATCTTTTGGTCGCGAGTGTTATGAGAGGTTGGCTTGATATCAGTTTGAAGCAGCAGCTTGTTGATATTGAAACGCAGCGCTTAGTGATCCTCGAAAACAACGAAGAGCTGGTTTTAGAACGTTATCGCACAGGGCTAGGTAGCCTTGAAGAGCTAGATAACGCCAAAACGAGCAGCGCATCGACTCAAGCAACTTTGGCCGATTACCAAGAGCAACTGGCACAAAGTCGACGCGCGTTAGTTTTGTTAACGGGGCAGTGGAGTGGAGAGTCTGAGGAGTTATCACTTGCGGATCTCGGTTCATTCCCAACCATCATTAACCCGCTAGACAACATGCCGACGCAAGATCTGGCAGGGCGTCCGGATCTGCAAGCGGCTTTCTTCAATATTGAAGCAGAAACACTACGTGCCGATGCCGCATACAAAGCGATGCTGCCTTCGATCAGCTTATCTGCAAGCCTAACCGATATGGCTGAATCTCCGAGCGAAGCGCTGCTTACCGGGCCTTTGTGGAGTGCGCTTGGCCAAGTATCAGCACCACTGTTTCAAGGTGGCAAGCTTAAAGCACAGGCAGAGATTGCAGACTTAACCACAGAATCCAGCTACTGGGCTTACCAAGAAACCCTACTTACTGCGGTGAATGAAGTGGAGAACGCGATGGGTCAAGAGTCCTCACTAACGCTTCAACAGCAACACCTAACGAACGCCTTGGTGAGCGCACAACGCAGCTTCACCAGCTATGAAGAGAAATACCGTCAGGGTTTGGTCGACATTTTTGATCTACTTACTGTTCAGCAACAAACCTATGACCTTGAAGCGCAGCTAACACAAACCATCTATAACCGTCTTGTAAACCGAATTGATTTAGGCCTAGCTCTGGGCTTGGGAGTATCTTCATGA
- a CDS encoding HD-GYP domain-containing protein: MIQHCQEVTVDLRKALFGIAKALDNVGFESKNHGQRVGYIAYRCALSVGWEEEQAQLAFSLGLIHDCGVSQIDEQLSLTSGFVPDSSYHHCQKGYQILKECPVLSIFAKPVLYHHTPWAELKAIHISELEKELAAIVMLADRVDYLYGITSSDRYGNLTPDGKASIIERLTEQADEMFETNLVQHMCELVDLDDFWFSMEIPYIENMRDNFEPVPFFSQQMSLDETVAFAEFIANVVDTKSSFTFKHSLKVGQLSEYLAKQLGYSYTTQRKLYLAGLVHDIGKLQTPNDILHKPDLLTEEEYCCIKRHATDTRFALQELFSSPQVCQWASNHHERLDGSGYPIGKTAEELDQPSRIVAVVDVFQALSQSRPYRAGMTLEQTMAILRDYVENYKLDREVFECLEKHAQYCFELSTDKRMYAF, translated from the coding sequence ATGATTCAACATTGCCAAGAGGTAACCGTAGACCTAAGAAAGGCTCTATTTGGTATTGCTAAGGCGCTTGATAACGTCGGTTTTGAAAGCAAAAACCATGGGCAGAGGGTAGGTTATATCGCGTATCGATGTGCTCTGAGCGTCGGGTGGGAAGAAGAGCAGGCCCAACTTGCGTTCTCATTAGGGTTAATTCACGACTGTGGCGTATCGCAAATTGATGAGCAGCTCAGCTTAACTTCTGGGTTTGTGCCCGACTCGAGCTATCACCATTGTCAGAAGGGCTATCAAATCTTAAAAGAGTGCCCAGTTCTTTCTATATTCGCTAAGCCGGTTCTTTATCATCATACCCCGTGGGCTGAGTTAAAGGCGATTCATATCAGCGAGTTAGAAAAAGAATTGGCCGCGATCGTGATGCTTGCCGACAGAGTCGATTATCTATACGGCATAACCTCTTCTGATCGTTATGGAAATTTAACACCAGATGGAAAAGCGAGCATTATTGAACGTTTGACTGAACAAGCGGATGAGATGTTCGAAACCAACCTTGTACAACACATGTGTGAGCTGGTCGATCTGGATGATTTTTGGTTCTCGATGGAAATCCCTTACATCGAGAACATGAGGGATAACTTTGAGCCTGTGCCATTCTTCTCTCAGCAAATGTCGCTGGACGAGACGGTGGCCTTTGCCGAGTTTATCGCCAATGTTGTAGATACCAAAAGTTCGTTTACTTTTAAGCATTCGTTGAAAGTCGGGCAGCTTTCTGAATATCTCGCCAAGCAGTTGGGTTATTCATACACAACTCAGCGTAAACTCTATTTAGCCGGGCTAGTTCATGACATCGGCAAACTGCAAACACCTAATGACATTCTTCATAAGCCGGATTTGCTGACCGAAGAGGAGTATTGCTGTATTAAACGCCACGCAACGGACACTCGATTCGCACTGCAAGAGCTGTTTAGTTCTCCTCAGGTATGTCAATGGGCATCCAATCATCATGAAAGGTTAGATGGATCAGGTTACCCAATTGGTAAAACGGCGGAAGAGCTGGATCAACCGAGTCGGATCGTCGCTGTGGTAGATGTATTCCAAGCATTATCTCAATCACGTCCTTATCGTGCTGGTATGACGTTAGAACAGACGATGGCTATTTTGAGAGACTATGTTGAAAACTATAAGTTAGATCGAGAAGTGTTTGAATGTCTTGAAAAACACGCACAGTACTGTTTCGAGTTATCAACTGATAAAAGAATGTACGCGTTTTAA
- a CDS encoding efflux RND transporter permease subunit: MSNKQHTGAIAWFANNSVAANLLLVGVIIIGVLSLNTLRKEAFPSLEPDVVTVSVTYDSGDPVQAEEGLAIKIEDALETVPGIKRITSTSDANGSHVSIEKTSTYDLDTLLTDVKTKVDAINNLPAGADNPVIDKARMQDHALWVQLYGDADRATLQSLAEQLKSDLLSQSAIRDLEIKAKADPMISVEVDENKLQAYGLTLTDVSEAINAESSAAISTSLRNGEKTVRLKVSEQAYEIQDFNAIPVMTTTDGTQITLGDIANVEDMFADDTFMLSRYNQQNAMAIQIVMDEYGDVVSIVEQAQQVVDRWENSNMLPSDVEIETWYDKSTMIKDRLSLLVKNALTGIALVFIVLAVFLNVRVAFWVAAGLPFVFFGTMFFMTDTFMGLTINEMTTFGFIMALGIVVDDAVVVGESIYSTRKEEGDSIGSTIRGTMKVASPTIFGVLTTVVAFLALANVEGKMGQIYAQFGTVVTICLLLSLVESKFILPSHLAHINTKRSDKKGLWARVQHAADYGLGWFNKRIYCPVIEWALKLRYAVVMVFLSLLILVAGLPMTGAVRVAFFPDMPGDTVTADMSMQNDASFGQTQQNLLVLEAAATQTDETLRAQYGAQDESSELLSLQVIADADDSGQVKIELDSDSVYTSNEFADAWQETVGQMEGVKKLKILSKMEMVDNFKVELKAWNKESVSAAGNEFLTKLQAIDGVSGIDHNLDLGESQYRFELTQQGRALGFDTASLSQQVLQAFGGDIVQQFQRGKDEVKVRVRYPESDRQTIADIKQSSMRTNDGTVVPLSTVAEVHSDYQVSEITRIDSQRAVYISAVLDKEVVAPAELVHQLQDTLVPDLEAQYPGLTVDFAGETEEQEETASSMMSMFVLAMIAIYTLLAIPLKSYIQPVIIMTAIPFGIVGAILGHWWNDLTISILSLNGILALSGVVVNDSLLLVSRFNELIKEQGKSVHDAIVEACSGRLRAVLLTSVTTFAGLTPLLSETSLQAQFLIPAAAALGYGILFATFITLILTPALLMIQCEIKSLILKVTNRVKGVEQTA; encoded by the coding sequence ATGTCAAACAAGCAGCATACAGGCGCTATTGCATGGTTTGCTAACAACTCTGTGGCAGCGAACTTATTGTTAGTGGGCGTGATCATTATTGGCGTGTTATCGCTTAACACGTTACGTAAAGAGGCCTTCCCAAGTCTTGAACCCGATGTTGTCACAGTTTCAGTGACTTATGACAGTGGTGACCCTGTTCAAGCGGAAGAAGGGTTAGCGATCAAGATCGAAGATGCGTTAGAAACTGTGCCGGGTATTAAGCGTATTACGTCGACTTCTGATGCGAACGGCAGCCACGTCTCGATTGAGAAAACGAGCACCTATGATCTTGATACTCTGTTAACCGACGTTAAAACTAAGGTTGATGCGATCAATAACCTGCCTGCGGGCGCTGACAATCCTGTGATTGATAAGGCTCGCATGCAAGACCACGCCTTATGGGTACAGCTTTATGGGGATGCAGACCGAGCAACGCTGCAGAGCTTAGCTGAGCAACTAAAGTCGGATTTACTGAGCCAATCGGCCATTCGTGACTTAGAGATTAAGGCTAAAGCAGATCCTATGATCTCGGTCGAGGTTGATGAGAATAAACTTCAAGCTTATGGATTAACCCTGACTGACGTCTCTGAAGCGATCAATGCGGAATCTTCTGCGGCTATTTCGACGAGCCTTCGCAATGGCGAGAAAACGGTTCGTTTGAAGGTGTCTGAACAGGCGTACGAGATCCAAGATTTCAACGCGATTCCGGTAATGACTACCACCGATGGTACGCAAATTACACTGGGTGACATTGCCAACGTTGAAGACATGTTTGCCGACGATACCTTCATGCTTTCTCGTTATAACCAACAGAATGCGATGGCGATTCAAATCGTGATGGATGAATACGGAGACGTCGTCAGCATCGTTGAACAGGCTCAACAAGTGGTAGATCGCTGGGAAAACAGCAACATGCTGCCGAGCGATGTCGAAATCGAAACTTGGTACGACAAAAGTACCATGATCAAAGATCGCTTGAGCCTATTGGTGAAGAACGCGTTAACGGGTATTGCTCTGGTATTCATCGTGTTAGCGGTATTCCTAAACGTGCGTGTCGCTTTCTGGGTAGCTGCGGGCTTACCGTTCGTATTCTTTGGCACCATGTTCTTCATGACAGACACCTTTATGGGGTTAACCATCAATGAAATGACCACCTTTGGTTTCATTATGGCGCTCGGGATAGTGGTCGATGATGCCGTGGTGGTCGGGGAAAGCATTTACTCCACCCGCAAGGAAGAAGGCGACTCAATCGGAAGTACCATTCGAGGCACTATGAAGGTGGCATCACCGACTATATTTGGTGTGTTGACTACGGTTGTTGCCTTCTTAGCGCTAGCTAACGTTGAAGGTAAAATGGGGCAGATTTACGCTCAGTTCGGCACGGTCGTGACTATCTGTTTGTTACTGTCTTTGGTTGAGTCTAAGTTCATCCTGCCATCGCACCTCGCGCACATTAATACTAAGCGCAGCGACAAAAAGGGGCTGTGGGCTCGTGTTCAACATGCTGCCGATTATGGGCTAGGTTGGTTTAATAAGCGCATCTATTGCCCTGTGATTGAATGGGCGCTGAAACTGCGTTACGCCGTGGTAATGGTTTTCTTGTCACTGCTTATCTTGGTGGCGGGGCTGCCAATGACTGGGGCGGTACGTGTGGCATTCTTCCCTGATATGCCGGGCGACACCGTGACTGCTGACATGTCGATGCAAAACGACGCGAGCTTTGGTCAAACACAACAGAACTTGCTAGTGCTTGAAGCGGCGGCAACACAAACGGATGAAACTCTGAGAGCGCAATACGGTGCTCAAGATGAATCATCGGAACTGCTTAGCCTTCAGGTTATCGCCGATGCCGATGATTCTGGCCAAGTGAAAATTGAATTAGATAGCGACAGTGTTTACACATCGAACGAGTTTGCAGATGCGTGGCAAGAGACTGTTGGCCAAATGGAAGGGGTTAAGAAGCTTAAAATCTTGTCTAAAATGGAGATGGTCGATAACTTCAAAGTCGAGCTAAAAGCGTGGAATAAAGAATCAGTTTCGGCGGCCGGCAATGAGTTCTTAACCAAGCTTCAAGCTATTGACGGTGTGAGTGGCATTGATCATAACTTGGATCTGGGTGAGTCTCAGTATCGTTTCGAATTAACACAACAAGGTCGTGCGTTAGGTTTTGATACGGCAAGTCTTTCACAGCAAGTATTACAGGCGTTTGGTGGTGACATAGTTCAGCAATTCCAACGTGGTAAAGATGAGGTGAAAGTTCGAGTTCGTTACCCAGAGTCGGATCGTCAAACCATTGCGGATATCAAGCAATCGAGCATGAGAACTAACGACGGTACTGTGGTGCCTTTGAGTACGGTTGCTGAGGTGCATTCAGACTACCAAGTATCAGAGATCACACGTATTGATAGCCAACGTGCTGTGTACATCAGTGCAGTATTGGACAAAGAGGTGGTTGCGCCTGCTGAGCTTGTTCATCAGTTGCAAGACACATTAGTACCCGATTTAGAAGCGCAATATCCGGGGCTAACGGTCGATTTTGCTGGTGAAACGGAAGAGCAAGAAGAAACCGCGAGTTCAATGATGAGCATGTTTGTACTCGCCATGATTGCTATCTACACGCTGCTTGCTATCCCGCTGAAGTCTTACATTCAGCCTGTGATTATTATGACAGCGATTCCATTTGGTATTGTTGGGGCAATCTTAGGGCACTGGTGGAATGACTTAACAATCAGTATCCTATCGTTAAACGGTATCCTTGCGTTGAGTGGCGTGGTGGTGAATGACAGCTTGTTGTTGGTTTCTCGTTTCAATGAGCTAATCAAAGAGCAGGGCAAGTCGGTTCACGATGCGATTGTTGAAGCGTGTTCAGGTCGACTAAGAGCCGTGTTACTCACATCGGTCACCACGTTCGCAGGTTTGACGCCACTATTAAGTGAAACGTCTCTGCAGGCTCAATTCCTGATCCCTGCAGCGGCAGCACTAGGTTACGGCATTTTGTTTGCGACGTTTATTACGCTGATTCTGACGCCAGCATTACTAATGATTCAGTGTGAGATTAAGTCGCTGATTCTTAAAGTCACAAATCGAGTCAAAGGCGTTGAACAAACGGCTTAA
- a CDS encoding GNAT family N-acetyltransferase produces MFKTIIDNELSIALVEESFASHYAEISRSQNEYLSQWLVWPPHCKTEQDFRIFIQRSLHDYAEGKSMTCAIVYKDNIVGNCSFNTIDHNKQKVTIGYWLSESYQGKGIVTRVVEKLIDIAFNKLDMEKIEISAATENMSSRKVCERLHFTLEGIITRNENLNGRIVDHAIYGLHRSKL; encoded by the coding sequence ATGTTTAAAACGATTATCGATAACGAACTATCCATCGCATTGGTTGAAGAGAGTTTCGCTTCTCACTATGCGGAAATTTCACGAAGTCAGAATGAGTATCTAAGCCAATGGCTTGTGTGGCCACCACATTGTAAAACCGAGCAAGACTTTAGGATCTTCATCCAGCGCTCGCTACACGATTATGCGGAAGGGAAAAGCATGACATGTGCGATTGTGTATAAAGACAATATCGTCGGTAACTGTAGCTTCAACACCATTGACCACAACAAACAGAAAGTCACAATAGGTTACTGGCTGTCTGAATCGTACCAAGGTAAAGGGATAGTCACCCGTGTGGTCGAAAAACTGATTGATATTGCTTTCAATAAGTTAGATATGGAAAAGATTGAAATATCAGCTGCCACTGAGAACATGAGCAGCCGTAAAGTTTGTGAGCGCTTACATTTCACGTTAGAAGGTATTATAACTCGTAATGAGAACTTGAATGGCCGCATCGTAGACCACGCCATTTATGGTCTTCATCGCTCTAAGCTCTAA
- a CDS encoding PTS ascorbate transporter subunit IIC, producing MQNFFEFMLGLLKEPAIMVGLIAFIGLVAQKADISTILKGTIKTVMGFLILGFGAGALVGALNNFSVVFTEAFGVSGVIPNNEAIVALAQEAFGYEMALIMFFAFVVNILLARITPLKYIFLTGHHTMFMSMLVAVILSTANIEGTALVAIGSIIVGTLMVVMPALGQKYTEKVMGTDQLAIGHFSTLSYIVSGFIGSKFGDTSKSTEDIQVPKSLMFLRDTPVAVATTMAIFFMLASIIAGGEFVETVSSGQNWVVFTFMQSLIFAGGVYIVLQGVKMLIAEIVPAFKGISDKLVPGAKPALDCPMVFPVAPNAVLIGFLCSFAAGLLAMAVQGALGWTIIVAGVVPHFFVGGAAGVYGNATGGLRGAILGSFTQGLCISFLPMLLLPVLGGLGLEATTFADFDFGVVGLILGWIVS from the coding sequence ATGCAAAACTTTTTCGAATTCATGCTCGGCTTATTAAAAGAGCCAGCAATCATGGTAGGTTTAATTGCTTTCATTGGCCTTGTTGCACAAAAAGCAGATATTTCTACTATTCTAAAAGGCACAATTAAAACCGTAATGGGTTTCCTAATTTTAGGTTTTGGTGCTGGCGCTCTTGTTGGCGCATTAAATAACTTCTCAGTTGTATTTACTGAAGCATTCGGCGTAAGTGGTGTTATTCCAAATAACGAAGCAATTGTTGCATTAGCACAAGAAGCATTCGGTTATGAAATGGCTCTAATTATGTTCTTCGCATTCGTTGTGAATATTTTATTGGCTCGAATTACTCCTTTAAAATATATTTTCTTAACGGGCCACCACACAATGTTCATGTCTATGCTAGTAGCGGTAATTCTGTCTACAGCAAACATTGAAGGCACAGCTCTTGTCGCAATCGGCTCTATCATTGTGGGTACATTAATGGTTGTGATGCCAGCGCTAGGCCAAAAGTACACTGAAAAAGTGATGGGTACTGATCAACTGGCTATCGGTCACTTCTCGACACTGTCTTACATCGTGTCTGGCTTCATTGGTAGCAAATTCGGTGACACATCAAAATCAACAGAAGACATCCAAGTTCCTAAAAGCTTAATGTTCCTACGTGATACGCCAGTAGCCGTAGCAACAACAATGGCTATCTTCTTCATGCTTGCGTCTATTATTGCGGGCGGCGAGTTTGTAGAAACAGTATCAAGCGGTCAAAACTGGGTTGTGTTTACCTTCATGCAATCTCTAATCTTTGCAGGGGGTGTTTACATCGTATTGCAAGGTGTGAAGATGCTAATTGCTGAAATCGTTCCTGCATTTAAAGGTATTTCTGACAAACTCGTACCAGGTGCAAAACCTGCTCTAGACTGCCCTATGGTATTCCCTGTAGCGCCAAACGCGGTACTTATCGGTTTCCTTTGTTCTTTCGCGGCTGGTCTACTAGCAATGGCTGTTCAAGGCGCGCTTGGTTGGACAATCATTGTAGCTGGCGTGGTTCCACACTTCTTCGTAGGTGGTGCGGCAGGTGTTTACGGTAACGCTACTGGCGGTCTACGTGGTGCAATTCTAGGTTCATTCACGCAAGGCCTGTGTATCTCTTTCCTACCAATGCTACTGCTTCCAGTACTGGGTGGCCTTGGTCTTGAAGCGACAACCTTTGCTGACTTCGACTTCGGTGTTGTTGGTCTGATTCTAGGATGGATTGTTTCATGA
- a CDS encoding NupC/NupG family nucleoside CNT transporter gives MNILFGLVGVIALIACACLLSESRSSINWKTVSRALLLQIGFAALVLYFPWGQLALTSLSNGVSSLLGFADVGIAFLFGDLATEGFIFAIRVLPIIIFFSALISALYYLGVMQKVIQVLGGAVQKLLGTSKAESLVATGNIFLSQGESPLLIRPFLKSMTRSELFAVMAGGMASVAGSVLGGYAGLGVELKYLIAASFMAAPGSLLMAKIIVPERSTPSDYDHIELDKADQSNVIDALASGAMNGMKVAVAVGTMLVAFVSVIAMVNTGLESLGEMFGFAGITLQAIFGYLFSPLAWLIGIPSDEVLMAGSYIGQKIVMNEFVAFIDFVENKALLSEHSQVIVTFALCGFANIGSIAIQLGSIGVMAPERRAEVANLGLKAVAAGTLANLMSACLAGIFILL, from the coding sequence ATGAATATTCTATTTGGTCTTGTCGGTGTTATTGCACTGATTGCTTGCGCATGTCTGCTATCTGAGAGTCGCTCTTCTATTAACTGGAAAACGGTCTCCCGTGCACTATTACTTCAAATCGGCTTCGCTGCTTTGGTGTTGTATTTCCCTTGGGGACAACTGGCGTTAACAAGTCTAAGCAATGGCGTTTCGAGCTTGCTTGGTTTTGCAGACGTTGGTATCGCTTTCCTATTTGGTGATCTGGCTACTGAAGGTTTCATTTTCGCGATTCGCGTACTTCCAATCATTATCTTCTTCAGTGCTTTGATCTCTGCGCTCTATTACTTAGGCGTTATGCAGAAAGTGATTCAAGTTCTTGGTGGAGCGGTGCAAAAATTGCTGGGGACAAGTAAAGCTGAATCTCTAGTTGCAACAGGTAATATCTTCCTTTCTCAGGGTGAGTCTCCTCTTCTTATTCGTCCCTTTTTAAAGTCTATGACTCGTTCTGAACTGTTTGCTGTAATGGCGGGCGGCATGGCGTCAGTAGCTGGCAGTGTGCTTGGTGGCTATGCAGGATTAGGTGTTGAACTTAAATACCTTATTGCAGCAAGCTTCATGGCGGCTCCGGGCAGCCTATTGATGGCGAAGATCATTGTTCCTGAGCGTAGTACTCCGAGTGACTACGACCACATTGAGCTAGATAAAGCTGACCAAAGCAACGTGATCGATGCATTGGCAAGTGGCGCAATGAACGGTATGAAGGTGGCGGTCGCTGTCGGCACTATGTTGGTTGCATTCGTGAGTGTGATTGCAATGGTCAACACGGGTTTAGAAAGTCTAGGCGAAATGTTCGGTTTTGCGGGCATTACCCTGCAAGCTATCTTTGGTTACCTATTCTCGCCTCTTGCATGGTTAATTGGTATCCCGAGTGATGAAGTATTAATGGCAGGTTCTTACATCGGTCAGAAGATCGTAATGAACGAGTTTGTTGCTTTCATCGACTTCGTTGAGAACAAAGCTCTGCTGTCTGAACATAGCCAAGTGATTGTGACTTTTGCATTGTGTGGTTTTGCCAACATTGGTTCTATCGCGATTCAATTAGGTTCGATTGGTGTTATGGCACCAGAGCGTCGTGCAGAAGTGGCAAACTTAGGTTTGAAAGCGGTAGCGGCTGGTACGTTAGCAAACCTAATGAGTGCATGTTTAGCGGGTATCTTCATCCTGCTTTAA
- a CDS encoding efflux RND transporter periplasmic adaptor subunit, producing the protein MKLNTITIVITLVAGSSIFAALAYNGSQVAPTPQKANELVVSEPQAVSVDTDTTTLAVSQQQQVSVVLATLGNYQAEVVGYGEAKSRYELMFSTEVSGRIEAISSQFETGQVIGQGEVIANIDSTSYQQAVTQAKANVAQAQLDLLEEQRQGEQAKSEWQRSGLSGEPDSPLVLREPQLTQVTAALENAKLELVKAQQDLEKTTLVAPFDSLVVSRDVQPGSYAQTGAQIATLYSIDEVEVSVPLSENQWLSLPNSDNTQLKEQPWPVTLSSSDGQYQWQGYVERVEQHLQQDTRQRSLIVKVDNPLEQEKDLYPGTFVQATISGKQLTQLWELPASALSQQGDLWFVDGNGQLSKSNADVEFEKGGLIYIDPTKLGVEIDECVQVVKRPLSSFKAGMVVLAKAEG; encoded by the coding sequence ATGAAACTGAACACCATCACAATTGTCATCACTCTAGTGGCTGGTTCAAGCATCTTTGCAGCCCTTGCTTACAACGGCTCTCAAGTGGCTCCTACTCCTCAAAAGGCCAATGAACTAGTGGTTTCAGAGCCTCAAGCTGTATCTGTTGATACTGACACGACGACTTTAGCTGTATCACAACAGCAGCAAGTGTCTGTGGTGCTCGCAACATTGGGTAACTACCAAGCAGAAGTTGTGGGTTACGGAGAAGCGAAGTCGCGTTATGAGTTGATGTTTTCAACAGAAGTTAGTGGCCGAATAGAAGCAATCAGCTCGCAGTTCGAAACCGGGCAAGTTATTGGCCAAGGTGAGGTGATCGCCAATATCGATTCGACCAGTTACCAGCAAGCGGTAACCCAAGCCAAGGCGAATGTTGCTCAAGCTCAATTGGATTTATTGGAAGAACAGAGACAAGGTGAACAAGCTAAGTCTGAATGGCAACGATCTGGTTTGTCTGGCGAGCCGGATTCACCTTTAGTATTACGCGAACCACAACTGACACAAGTAACAGCTGCCTTAGAGAACGCCAAGCTTGAATTGGTAAAGGCTCAGCAAGACCTCGAAAAAACAACCTTGGTTGCCCCTTTTGATTCGTTGGTCGTGAGCCGTGATGTTCAGCCGGGGAGCTACGCACAAACGGGCGCTCAGATAGCCACGTTATACAGCATTGACGAGGTCGAGGTTTCTGTTCCTCTTTCGGAAAACCAATGGTTGAGCCTACCTAACAGCGATAACACGCAATTGAAAGAGCAGCCGTGGCCAGTAACTCTGTCGAGTTCTGATGGTCAGTACCAGTGGCAAGGTTATGTCGAGCGAGTAGAGCAGCACTTACAACAAGACACACGTCAACGTTCACTGATCGTGAAAGTCGATAACCCTTTGGAGCAAGAGAAAGATCTTTATCCAGGCACATTCGTGCAGGCAACGATCTCGGGTAAGCAACTAACTCAATTATGGGAGCTGCCAGCTTCAGCACTTTCGCAGCAGGGCGACCTGTGGTTTGTGGATGGCAACGGTCAGCTTTCTAAATCAAACGCGGATGTTGAGTTTGAAAAGGGCGGTTTGATTTACATCGATCCTACCAAACTGGGCGTGGAAATTGACGAGTGTGTTCAAGTGGTTAAGCGTCCGTTAAGCAGCTTTAAAGCAGGCATGGTCGTTCTGGCTAAGGCGGAGGGTTAA